Genomic segment of Buchnera aphidicola (Aphis fabae):
TGATGGGTATAAAGGAGAAATTAATCGATTTTGATCGCGTTCATCACGAATTTTTAATTGTTGCAATAATTCTTTGTAATTAATAGATAATCCTATCTTTTTAAATTGTTGTATTCTTCGATAAACACGTGTTTCTAAATTAGCGTTTAAAAAAAACTTAACAACAGCATCAGGAAAAACTATTGTTCCCATATCTCTTCCTTCTGCTATCAAACCAGGTAGTTTACGAAAATATCTTTGTTTTTCAAGTAAAATGTTTCTAATTTTAGAAAACGTTGCTAACTTAGAAGCTATTTCGCCAACTATTTGTAAATGAATTATTTTAGAGTTTTTATTTTTTTTTTTAAATGAAGAACAATTCAAATTTTTTATAAAAGAAATTATATTTTTTTCAATAATAGGAATATTTTTTTTTAATATTAGAATCGCTAATAGTCTATATATTACACCAGATTCTAGAATACACCAATTTAATTTATCTGCTATTATATTACATAAAGTGCTTTTTCCAGAACCACTTGGCCCATCAATTGTAATTACAGGAATATTATTATTCATATTTTTATACATATAAAATATTTGAAATAAAAAAGATATTATTTATTAAGTATGAATACTTTAAAAATTTTATAATATTTATTATTTTTTACAAATAGCTGAAAAATCTTGAAAATATGTTGGATAAGTTTTAACTACACAATCAGGATTAACTATATTAACACCTACATCAGATAAACATAATAATGAAAAACACATTGCCATACGATGATCATCGTATGTATTAATTTCAGCTAATTTTAAACCATTAGGTGGAGAGATAGATAAAAAATCTTTTCCCTCTTGAACAATTGCTCCAACTTTTTTTAATTCATTTGTCATAGCAGATAATCTATCTGTTTCCTTAACTCTCCAATTATATATATTTCTAAGAATAGTAGTTCCTTTAGAAAATAAAGCTACTATAGCAATAGTCATAGCTGCATCAGGAATATGATTCATATCTAAATCTATTGCTTTTAATTTATTTTTAGTAGATATAATAAAAGAATCACCCCAATTAATAATTGCTCCCATCTTTTCAAGAACAGTAGCAAATTTTATATCACCTTGAATACTTTTTTTTCCAACCCCTACTACTTTAACCGAACCACCTTTAATTGCAGAAGCAGCTAGAAAATATGACGCTGAAGAAGCATCTCCTTCGATTGTATAATTACCTGGTGTTTTATATTGTTGATTTCCTTTAATATAAAACACAGAATAAGAATCATGTCGAATATTTACGCCAAATAATTTTATTAAGTTTATTGTAATATCTATATACGGTTTAGAAACTAAATTGCCTTTTATAAATATAGTTGTATTTTTTAATGCTAGTGGAGCAATCATTAATAATGATGTTAAAAACTGACTAGAAATACTTCCATTTAATGTGATTAAACCACCTATAAAACCACCTTTTGTAGAAATGGGAGGATATCCTAAATTATTTTTATATTCAATCATTGCACCACCTTGTTGCAAAGCATTAACAAGATGTTTGATAGGTCTTTCATGCATTCTACTATTGCCAGTTAAAGTAACATCATTTGTATATAATGAAAAAGCAGAAAGAAGTGGTCTCATAGCTGTTCCTGCGTTTCCTAAAAATAATGAAATAGGATATTTTACTCTAAATGATTGGCTATTACCTTCAATATGACAAGTCTTATTTTTATCTGATAAGGAATAACAAATTCCTATTTTCTGTAAAGCAGATAACATATATCGCGTATCTTCACTATCTAATAAATTATTAATAGTAGTTAAACCATTAGCTAAAGCTGATAGTAATAACACTCTATTTGAAATACTTTTTGAGCCGGGTAAATAAATAACACCATTTACATAAGATACTGGACTTAATTTTAAAATTTTTTGCATAGTACATATACGCTCTTTATTTTGGAAATAAAAATTTTTTATCCATATTTTTTTTCAAAAAATAACATAAATTTTGCTAACTGTTTTACGCCCTCAAAAGGCATAGCATTATAAATCGAAGCTCTCATACCACCAACTATAAAATGTCCTTTTAAAGCATATAAACCAAATTTTTTCGATTCCTTTAAAAAAATTTGATTTAACTCTGAATCAAATAAATGAAATACAATATTCATCTGAGATCTATTTTTTTTATTTATATTATTAATATAAAAATTGCTATTATCTATAACGTGATATAATAAATCTGATTTTTTTTTATTTAATTGTTCAATTTTTTTGATTCCACCTTGTTTTTTAAGCCATTTAAAAACCAATCCTGATAAATACCAAGCAAATGTAGGAGGTGTGTTAAACATGGAATTATATTTATTCATAATATTGTAATCAAAAATAGATGGGCATAGTCTAGAAGCATATCCTATTAAATCTTGCCTAATAATAATAATTGTAATTCCTGAAGGACCAATATTTTTTTGAGCACCAGCATAAATAAGCCCATATTTATTAATATCAATTGATCGAGACAAAATAAATGATGAAAAATCTCCAACAACTATTTTATCCTTAAAACTTGGTTCTTCATACAATGATAATCCATCTATAGTTTCATTAGGACAGTAATGAATATATGCAGAGATATCACTAACATTCCATTGTGAAGGTTTTAAAAGATAAGTTTTATTATTTTTTGTTTTCCTAATTAATATATTTTTAGAATTACAATATTTTTTTGATTCTAAAAATGCAGAATTAGACCAATAACCACTATTAATATAATCAGCTGTTAAAAAATTTCGTAATAAATTCATAGGAATTGCTGAAAATTGACCTCTAGCACCTCCTTGACAAAATAATATTTTATAAGTATCAGGTATATTTAATAAATCTCTTAAATCTTTTTCTGCTTCTGTAATAACTTGATGAAACTCTTCAGTACGATGACTGATCTCCATAACAGAACAACCTAAATTATTCCAATTTTTTAATTCTTTTTGAGCTTTATAAAGAACATCCTTAGGAAGGATAGCTGGTCCAGCACTAAAATTGTAGATTGAATTCATTATTGCACCAATAATTATTATAAATATAATTAGTTTATAAATTTTATATCTTGCATATATTTAGTTTGTAATATCTTTGGAATTTTTACTCGACCATCTTCTTGTTGATAATTTTCCAATATTGCTGCTAGTGTTCTACCTATAGCTAAACCAGATCCATTTAATGTATGTACAAAATCATGTTTCTTTTCTGATTGTTTTCGATACCTAGTTTGCATACGACGTGCTTGAAAATCACCCATATTTGAACAAGATGAAATTTCTCTATATCTATTTTGAGAAGGAAACCATACTTCTAAATCATATGTTTTAGCTGCAGAGAAACCCATTTCCCCACCACACAATAAAACTTTTCTGTATGGTAATTCTAAAAGCTGTAAAATTTTTTCTGCATGATTGGTTAATATTTCTAATGTTTGCATAGATAACTCTGGTTGCACAATTTGTACAAGTTCTACTTTATCAAATTGATGCAATCGAATTAAACCTTTACTATCACGTCCATAAGAATAAGCTTCTGATCTAAAACAAGGTGTATAAGCAGTTAACATAATAGGTAAATATTTTTCATCTAATATTTCATTTCTAAATAAATTAGTTAGAGGAACTTCTGCAGTAGGTATTAATATATATTTTTTTTTATCTAAACTATTGACATGAAATAAATCATCACTAAATTTAGGTAATTGTCCTGTACCATACAAAGCATCATAATTTACTAGATAAGGAACATGTGTCTCTAAATAACCATGTTGAGTAGTATGAAAATCTAACATAAATTGACTTAATGCTCTATGTAAAAGTGCAATATTTCCTTTAATAACAACAAATTTTGAACCAGATATTTTAACTGCAGATTTCCAGTCTATTTGATTAAGTTTTTTTCCTATTTCTACATGATCTCGAACAAGAAAATTATATTTTTTTTTCTCACCCCAATATTTTATTTCTTTATTATTATGTGAACCAGTTCCTTCTGGAACATCTGAAGATGGTATATTAGGTATAGATATAGAAAAATTATAAATTTTTTCTTTTAAAAGATTGAATTCATTTTTTAATATATCTAAGTCTTGATTGGATTGAACGATTTTATTTTTTAAATTTTCATTATTTTCTTTTAACATTTTTGATTGTTTAAATAAATTTGATAATAATTTATGTTGATATTGTAAATTTTCAGTTTTTATTTGTAATTTTTTTCTTTTATTTTCCATTTCAGATATTAATGCAATATCTAATTGAAAACCTTTCTTTAATAATTTTTTTGCAACTGAAAGTAATTCTTTGCGCAATAAATAAGGATTTAACATAGTTTTATATCTTTTTAACAAAATGATAAAATTTTTAGATATCGTTGATTATATTTTGTTTTATAATTAACGATTTAATTAGATTAATCAAATAAATATTTAAAAATTTTTTGTTTCATTATATTTTATAATTTTATTTTACTATACTACATCATAGTAACATTGAAATTAAATGATTAAATTTTATATAAATCTGTATATTTATAGTTTATAAAATCATAAAAATAATTGTAGTAATAAATTTAATATTTTTATTATAAAAGGAACTAATGTGAAAACTATAAAACATACTAAAATTATTATTTTAGGATCAGGTCCAGCTGGATATACCGCCGCTGTATACGCTTCGAGAGCAAATTTACATCCAATACTTCTTACTGGAGATAATAAAGGAGGTCAATTAATGAATACTAATGAAATTGAAAATTGGCCTGGAGATAAACATCAAATTACTGGTGCAGAATTAATGCATCGTATGTATGAGCATGCGATAAAATATCAAACAAAAATTATATCTGATAAAATTATTTCTGTAGAATTTAATAAAAAACCATTTTTTTTATTAGGTGAAAAAAACGAATATACAGCTGATTCAGTGATTATTGCTACTGGTTCCAATCCTCGTTATTTAGGATTAAATTCAGAAGAAGAGTTTAAAGGCAGAGGTGTTTCTACTTGTGCTATATGTGATGGTTTTTTTTATAAAGATAAAGAAATAGCGGTAGTTGGAGGAGGAAATACAGCTATAGAAGAAACATTGTACTTATCAAACTTTGTAAAAAAAATACATTTAATACATCGAAGAAATTATTTTAAAGCAGAAAAAATATTAACTGACCGATTACAGAAACTAGTCAAAAATAAAAAAGTAATACTTTATTTAAATTATACTATTAAAGAAATACTAGGAAACAACTCAGGTGTTACACATTTAATGATAAATAATATCAACTCAAAAGAAAATATTCAAAAAAAAATAATTGTATCTGGATTATTTGTTGCCATAGGACATATTCCAAACACAGATATTTTTATAAATAAGTTAGAAATAGAAAATGGATATATTAAAATTAAGAAAGAAACACATGGGAACTATACACAAACAAGTATTCCAGGTATTTTTGCTGCAGGTGATGTTACAGATCATGTATATAGACAGGCAATTACATCTTCTGCCAGTGGTTGTATGGCAGCAATAGATAGTGAACGTTACTTAAACTTTTCTAATTAAAAAATCAAATCTTTCTGTAGTTCTAAAAACATACTAGTCAAAATGACTAGTATCAGTTATAATTTTATAAAAAATTTTTATCGTTTATCATGTTAGAGAAAAAAAATGCCTAAAGAAGATAATATTGAAATGCAAGGAATAGTTATCGATACATTACCAAATACAATGTTTCGTGTAGAACTAGAAAATAAACATATTATTACAGCACATATCTCAGGAAAAATGCGAAAAAATTATATTAGAATATTAACAGGTGATAAAGTTACTATTGAATTAACACCATATGATTTAACAAAAGGTAGAATTATTTTTAGAAGTCGTTAATCGATATAAATTTTTAATAGTAATTTAAAAACTTTTTTAATAAACTAATTTAAAAACCTACTAATTTTATTAAATACTATAATAATTCCCTAGAAATTTTTTAATTATTTCTTTTAAACAACTAATATTATAAGAGTTTATATACAAAAACTCTATTGTAAGAAAATATTATTAAAAATAAAATTTTACAGAGAATTTATGCGTACTAAATATTGTGGAAATATTAGAATAATTGATTTACACAAATCCGTAATTTTATCTGGCTGGGTCAATAAAATAAGAAATTTTGGTCAATTTATTTTTATAGACATGAGAGACTATACAGGAATTGTACAAGTTATTTTTGAATTGAATAATCATACTGTCTTTAAAAAAGCATTAAGTTTAAAAAATGAATCATGTATTCAAATTATAGGAGTTGTACAAAAAAGAGATATTAAAAATCAAAATTTAAAATTAGATACTGGAGACATAGAAATATTAGCTAAAAAAATAAATATTTTTA
This window contains:
- the serC gene encoding 3-phosphoserine/phosphohydroxythreonine transaminase; this encodes MNSIYNFSAGPAILPKDVLYKAQKELKNWNNLGCSVMEISHRTEEFHQVITEAEKDLRDLLNIPDTYKILFCQGGARGQFSAIPMNLLRNFLTADYINSGYWSNSAFLESKKYCNSKNILIRKTKNNKTYLLKPSQWNVSDISAYIHYCPNETIDGLSLYEEPSFKDKIVVGDFSSFILSRSIDINKYGLIYAGAQKNIGPSGITIIIIRQDLIGYASRLCPSIFDYNIMNKYNSMFNTPPTFAWYLSGLVFKWLKKQGGIKKIEQLNKKKSDLLYHVIDNSNFYINNINKKNRSQMNIVFHLFDSELNQIFLKESKKFGLYALKGHFIVGGMRASIYNAMPFEGVKQLAKFMLFFEKKYG
- the serS gene encoding serine--tRNA ligase encodes the protein MLNPYLLRKELLSVAKKLLKKGFQLDIALISEMENKRKKLQIKTENLQYQHKLLSNLFKQSKMLKENNENLKNKIVQSNQDLDILKNEFNLLKEKIYNFSISIPNIPSSDVPEGTGSHNNKEIKYWGEKKKYNFLVRDHVEIGKKLNQIDWKSAVKISGSKFVVIKGNIALLHRALSQFMLDFHTTQHGYLETHVPYLVNYDALYGTGQLPKFSDDLFHVNSLDKKKYILIPTAEVPLTNLFRNEILDEKYLPIMLTAYTPCFRSEAYSYGRDSKGLIRLHQFDKVELVQIVQPELSMQTLEILTNHAEKILQLLELPYRKVLLCGGEMGFSAAKTYDLEVWFPSQNRYREISSCSNMGDFQARRMQTRYRKQSEKKHDFVHTLNGSGLAIGRTLAAILENYQQEDGRVKIPKILQTKYMQDIKFIN
- the aroA gene encoding 3-phosphoshikimate 1-carboxyvinyltransferase, encoding MQKILKLSPVSYVNGVIYLPGSKSISNRVLLLSALANGLTTINNLLDSEDTRYMLSALQKIGICYSLSDKNKTCHIEGNSQSFRVKYPISLFLGNAGTAMRPLLSAFSLYTNDVTLTGNSRMHERPIKHLVNALQQGGAMIEYKNNLGYPPISTKGGFIGGLITLNGSISSQFLTSLLMIAPLALKNTTIFIKGNLVSKPYIDITINLIKLFGVNIRHDSYSVFYIKGNQQYKTPGNYTIEGDASSASYFLAASAIKGGSVKVVGVGKKSIQGDIKFATVLEKMGAIINWGDSFIISTKNKLKAIDLDMNHIPDAAMTIAIVALFSKGTTILRNIYNWRVKETDRLSAMTNELKKVGAIVQEGKDFLSISPPNGLKLAEINTYDDHRMAMCFSLLCLSDVGVNIVNPDCVVKTYPTYFQDFSAICKK
- the infA gene encoding translation initiation factor IF-1 — translated: MPKEDNIEMQGIVIDTLPNTMFRVELENKHIITAHISGKMRKNYIRILTGDKVTIELTPYDLTKGRIIFRSR
- the trxB gene encoding thioredoxin-disulfide reductase, with the translated sequence MKTIKHTKIIILGSGPAGYTAAVYASRANLHPILLTGDNKGGQLMNTNEIENWPGDKHQITGAELMHRMYEHAIKYQTKIISDKIISVEFNKKPFFLLGEKNEYTADSVIIATGSNPRYLGLNSEEEFKGRGVSTCAICDGFFYKDKEIAVVGGGNTAIEETLYLSNFVKKIHLIHRRNYFKAEKILTDRLQKLVKNKKVILYLNYTIKEILGNNSGVTHLMINNINSKENIQKKIIVSGLFVAIGHIPNTDIFINKLEIENGYIKIKKETHGNYTQTSIPGIFAAGDVTDHVYRQAITSSASGCMAAIDSERYLNFSN
- the cmk gene encoding (d)CMP kinase — protein: MNNNIPVITIDGPSGSGKSTLCNIIADKLNWCILESGVIYRLLAILILKKNIPIIEKNIISFIKNLNCSSFKKKNKNSKIIHLQIVGEIASKLATFSKIRNILLEKQRYFRKLPGLIAEGRDMGTIVFPDAVVKFFLNANLETRVYRRIQQFKKIGLSINYKELLQQLKIRDERDQNRLISPLYPSKDAIILDSTNMTLSEVIEYSMKEIKKKIII